The Thiorhodovibrio litoralis genome includes a window with the following:
- a CDS encoding sigma-54 interaction domain-containing protein — MSRATLLLVDPSPAVRHHLVSVLAAIPKIHLETCPVERIAAESARQHPRLWLLADPIRALAADGAAAMVPERTASLLLDASQDALLAALRAGAGQHFVLPAQAAALTQWLRALVKTPPEPEVSEGPPLIAESPGMQRLLNLVERIADSSATVFLTGESGVGKEVLAREIHRRSPRHARPFEAINCAAVPENMLEATLFGHERGAFTGASEARLGKFRAADGGTLLLDEITEMPLGLQAKLLRVLQEREVEPLGGRRPKPVDVRVLASSNRLPREALAEGLLREDLFYRLNVFPLRLPPLRERADDLLPLAQAFAHELSHGRVTGLSAAAVERLRAHDWPGNVRELRNLMERSCVLARGKELDAADLMFDADWLQADAEEVGGAQSVENPSLHLGSQLQQQEIRVILDTLAAAGGDRKQTANRLGISPRTLRYKLARLRDAGVRIPAA; from the coding sequence ATGAGCAGAGCCACGCTTCTTCTGGTCGATCCGTCGCCGGCGGTCAGACATCATCTGGTGTCGGTGCTGGCCGCGATCCCGAAAATTCATCTCGAAACCTGTCCGGTTGAGCGCATCGCCGCTGAGAGCGCGCGTCAGCACCCGCGCCTGTGGCTGCTGGCCGATCCGATTCGCGCCCTGGCCGCCGACGGCGCTGCTGCCATGGTGCCTGAGCGCACCGCGAGCCTGTTGCTGGACGCGAGTCAGGATGCACTGCTGGCGGCGCTTAGAGCCGGCGCGGGGCAGCATTTCGTCTTGCCCGCACAGGCCGCGGCCCTGACGCAATGGCTGCGGGCGCTGGTGAAAACGCCGCCCGAGCCAGAGGTGTCGGAGGGTCCGCCGCTGATCGCCGAGAGCCCCGGCATGCAACGGCTGCTTAATCTGGTCGAACGCATCGCCGATTCCAGCGCCACCGTGTTCCTGACTGGCGAATCCGGCGTCGGCAAAGAGGTGCTGGCGCGCGAAATTCACCGTCGCTCGCCGCGGCACGCGCGCCCCTTCGAGGCGATCAACTGTGCCGCAGTGCCTGAGAATATGCTCGAGGCAACGCTCTTTGGTCATGAGCGCGGCGCCTTCACCGGTGCCAGCGAGGCACGTCTGGGCAAGTTCCGCGCTGCCGATGGCGGCACCCTGTTGCTGGATGAAATCACCGAGATGCCGCTCGGCCTGCAGGCCAAACTGCTGCGTGTGCTCCAGGAGCGCGAGGTCGAGCCGCTGGGCGGGCGCCGGCCCAAGCCGGTGGATGTGCGCGTGCTGGCGAGCTCCAACCGCTTGCCGCGCGAGGCGCTGGCCGAGGGTCTGCTGCGCGAGGACCTGTTCTACCGGCTCAATGTGTTTCCGCTGCGGCTGCCGCCACTGCGCGAGCGTGCTGATGATCTGTTGCCTCTGGCGCAGGCCTTCGCGCATGAGCTCTCGCACGGACGTGTCACCGGCCTGAGCGCTGCCGCGGTCGAGCGCCTGCGCGCGCACGACTGGCCAGGCAATGTGCGCGAGCTGCGCAATCTGATGGAGCGCAGCTGCGTACTGGCGCGGGGCAAGGAGCTGGACGCAGCGGATTTGATGTTCGACGCCGACTGGCTGCAAGCGGATGCTGAGGAAGTGGGCGGGGCGCAAAGTGTCGAAAATCCGTCACTGCACCTGGGGTCGCAGCTCCAGCAGCAGGAAATTCGCGTCATTCTTGACACTCTCGCGGCAGCCGGCGGCGACCGCAAGCAGACGGCAAACCGGCTGGGGATCAGCCCGCGGACGCTCAGATACAAGCTCGCGCGTCTGCGCGACGCCGGCGTTCGCATTCCGGCCGCCTGA
- a CDS encoding FliH/SctL family protein, which produces MTAQAAFVDEIMWAEQTDDFDVETWEPPYFGELPPKEPEVEHHLPTAAEVAAIEEAAREAGHAAGFEKGYQEGRERGQREAEQETQARADRELKASVAALESIAQELSDPLASAADDIEPELLTLVTTLAQRVIMAELDSRAELVRGVLHQALEQLPARHAEVRVRVNPEDLAVVETYAEDQGERIRWFADSEMTRGGCLVEAGPSRIDASVETRIAQAVDAIWGELSRPPADQGDQGESDDQGDQGEQADQHEQVTEVSKSSPSDSRSANSAGTETDVGGTEVDGSGIETNSADDGGERTAAAAEPLSEGPQS; this is translated from the coding sequence GTGACGGCCCAGGCCGCCTTTGTCGACGAAATCATGTGGGCCGAGCAGACCGACGACTTTGACGTCGAGACCTGGGAGCCACCCTATTTCGGCGAGCTACCACCAAAAGAGCCGGAAGTCGAGCACCATCTGCCGACGGCTGCGGAAGTGGCCGCGATTGAGGAAGCCGCGCGTGAGGCGGGGCATGCCGCCGGTTTCGAGAAAGGCTATCAGGAAGGCCGCGAGCGCGGTCAACGTGAGGCGGAGCAGGAAACCCAGGCGCGCGCCGACCGCGAGCTCAAGGCGTCCGTGGCGGCGCTCGAGAGCATTGCGCAAGAGCTGTCTGATCCACTCGCCTCGGCTGCTGACGATATCGAGCCCGAGTTGCTGACGCTGGTGACCACCCTGGCCCAACGCGTGATCATGGCCGAGCTTGACAGCCGTGCCGAGCTGGTGCGCGGCGTGCTGCATCAGGCGCTCGAGCAACTACCGGCGCGCCATGCCGAGGTGCGGGTGCGGGTCAACCCCGAGGATCTGGCCGTGGTCGAGACCTATGCAGAGGATCAGGGCGAGCGCATCCGCTGGTTTGCTGATAGCGAGATGACCCGCGGCGGCTGCTTGGTCGAAGCCGGCCCGAGTCGTATCGACGCCAGTGTCGAGACCCGCATCGCGCAAGCGGTGGATGCCATCTGGGGCGAGCTCAGCCGTCCGCCGGCCGACCAGGGTGATCAGGGCGAATCAGACGACCAAGGTGACCAAGGCGAACAGGCCGACCAGCACGAACAGGTTACAGAAGTGTCCAAATCCTCCCCGTCAGATTCTCGGAGCGCGAACAGTGCCGGGACTGAAACCGACGTTGGCGGGACTGAAGTCGACGGTTCCGGGATTGAAACCAATAGTGCAGACGACGGTGGCGAACGCACAGCTGCCGCAGCCGAGCCCCTCAGCGAAGGACCTCAGTCATGA
- a CDS encoding late competence development ComFB family protein — MHPIKHNESLQPDDYEPMLSSITNSYEQLVLDQIFRISDEAFPEPPDSDLLADIMCLALNQLPARYVRHSVDFSAHLSSSDSHAIREQVAEAVAKAIDTINRRRTGER, encoded by the coding sequence ATGCACCCGATAAAACACAACGAATCACTGCAACCGGATGATTACGAGCCCATGCTGTCAAGTATCACCAATAGCTATGAGCAACTGGTGCTCGATCAGATTTTCCGCATCTCCGATGAGGCCTTCCCCGAGCCACCCGATTCGGACCTGCTCGCCGACATCATGTGCCTGGCACTGAATCAACTGCCGGCTCGCTATGTTCGCCACAGCGTCGACTTCTCGGCGCATCTTAGCAGCAGCGACAGCCACGCCATTCGCGAGCAGGTCGCCGAAGCCGTCGCCAAGGCAATCGACACCATCAACCGGCGCCGGACAGGGGAACGTTGA
- the fliE gene encoding flagellar hook-basal body complex protein FliE, translated as MSEMQIQSVLQQMRALAQTSKLEGVESTGGIQSTEGQPRTNELNFAETLTDSLRAVNGLQQNAKELQTRFELGDSNVSLPQVMVAMSKSSLAFEATNQVRNRLLTAYQEVMRMSV; from the coding sequence ATGAGCGAGATGCAAATTCAAAGTGTTCTGCAACAGATGCGCGCGCTGGCGCAGACCAGCAAGCTCGAGGGCGTCGAGTCCACCGGCGGCATTCAGTCAACCGAGGGCCAGCCGCGCACGAACGAGCTCAATTTCGCCGAGACCCTGACTGACTCCCTGCGCGCGGTCAATGGCCTGCAACAGAACGCCAAAGAGCTCCAAACCCGTTTTGAGCTGGGCGACTCCAACGTCAGCCTGCCGCAGGTCATGGTCGCCATGAGTAAATCCAGCCTCGCGTTCGAGGCCACCAACCAGGTCCGCAATCGTCTGCTGACGGCCTACCAGGAAGTGATGCGCATGTCGGTCTGA
- a CDS encoding PilZ domain-containing protein, with translation MTPHTLDSASAWDNCLGSELAFAVSLPLGPTGAEITDQGLAARLLDALAVVESALPSLRVDDKPQDACARLELKLDLLMHLLGNVLSERLPPARPARLSPRGLVLAAGVISARDNRLAIYPSPQLPLPLVLGIDGLECRGDACGARWMPLDPVLRDALGRWIFRLHRREIARRRQPPAAGDSGLEPG, from the coding sequence GTGACGCCACATACTCTGGACTCCGCTTCCGCTTGGGACAACTGTCTGGGCTCTGAGTTGGCGTTTGCGGTCAGCTTGCCGCTGGGACCCACCGGCGCCGAGATTACGGACCAGGGGCTCGCTGCGCGTTTGCTGGACGCACTGGCGGTGGTCGAATCCGCACTGCCATCGTTGAGGGTGGATGATAAACCCCAAGACGCTTGCGCGCGCCTGGAGCTGAAGCTGGACCTGCTGATGCATCTGCTTGGGAACGTCCTCAGCGAGCGTCTGCCGCCAGCGCGGCCGGCAAGGCTCAGCCCGCGCGGGCTGGTGCTGGCAGCGGGCGTGATTAGCGCGCGGGACAATCGCCTTGCGATCTATCCCTCGCCACAGTTGCCCTTGCCCCTGGTGCTGGGTATTGACGGGCTGGAGTGCCGGGGCGATGCCTGCGGTGCACGTTGGATGCCGCTCGATCCCGTGCTGCGCGATGCGCTCGGTCGCTGGATTTTCCGCCTGCACCGGCGCGAAATCGCGCGCCGCCGTCAGCCGCCCGCGGCCGGCGACAGCGGCCTGGAGCCAGGGTGA
- the fliG gene encoding flagellar motor switch protein FliG → MMATDPTKLTGPEQAAVFLMSLGERAASSVMKHMGPKEVQKVGTAMASLERVSRGQVDYVLAQFSDAVQDQTSLGIGSDEYVRSVLTNALGDKAGGIIDRILLGRNSKGIEALKWLDARSIADMIRNEHPQIVAIVMSHLDPDQAAETLLFLPDRMQSDIILRIATLDGVQPQALQELDEILEAQLAGKSSAQSSMIGGEQAAANILNYMDGSKEAVVIEGVSQVDEDLAERIQELMFVFANLIEVDDRGIQSLLREVSTDVLVVALKGADEELRDKIFKNMSKRAGEMLREDLEAKGPVRLSDVESAQKEILATARRLSDSGEIVLGGKGGEAML, encoded by the coding sequence ATGATGGCAACTGATCCGACAAAGCTCACGGGGCCCGAGCAGGCCGCCGTGTTCCTGATGAGCCTCGGGGAGCGCGCCGCCTCTTCGGTGATGAAGCACATGGGGCCGAAGGAGGTGCAGAAGGTCGGCACCGCCATGGCCTCGCTTGAGCGCGTCTCGCGCGGCCAGGTCGACTATGTGCTCGCGCAATTCTCCGATGCCGTGCAGGATCAGACCTCGCTGGGCATCGGCTCGGATGAATATGTGCGTTCGGTGCTCACCAACGCGCTTGGCGACAAGGCCGGTGGCATCATCGACCGCATCCTGCTCGGGCGCAATTCGAAGGGCATCGAGGCGCTCAAATGGCTGGACGCGCGCTCCATCGCCGACATGATCCGCAATGAGCACCCGCAGATCGTCGCCATCGTCATGTCCCATCTCGACCCCGATCAGGCGGCCGAGACCCTGCTGTTTTTGCCCGACCGCATGCAGTCGGACATCATCCTGCGCATCGCCACGCTCGATGGCGTGCAGCCCCAGGCGCTGCAGGAACTCGACGAAATTCTCGAAGCCCAGCTCGCCGGCAAGAGCAGCGCGCAGTCATCGATGATCGGCGGCGAACAGGCCGCAGCGAACATTCTCAATTACATGGACGGCTCCAAGGAGGCCGTGGTCATCGAAGGCGTGTCCCAGGTCGACGAGGATCTGGCTGAGCGTATCCAGGAGCTGATGTTCGTCTTCGCCAACCTGATAGAGGTCGACGATCGTGGCATCCAGTCGCTGCTGCGCGAGGTTTCCACCGATGTGCTGGTGGTCGCACTCAAGGGCGCGGACGAGGAGCTCAGAGACAAGATCTTCAAGAACATGTCCAAGCGCGCCGGTGAGATGCTGCGCGAAGACCTCGAAGCCAAGGGCCCGGTGCGCCTGAGCGATGTCGAGTCCGCGCAGAAAGAAATCCTTGCCACTGCGCGTCGTCTGTCCGACTCCGGCGAGATTGTACTTGGCGGTAAGGGCGGGGAGGCCATGCTGTGA
- the fliF gene encoding flagellar basal-body MS-ring/collar protein FliF: protein MAAALTERLSTGVRNFTALPAGRQLALLGLIAGGLVAIAGVLFWALRPTYAPLFSQMDDTESAQVMEALGQMGVPYKVSNRMGQTGQIEIPEKRIAETRLLLAGQGLPKSGDIGFELLQEDSGFGASRLMESARHQRALEGELGRSIAALDPVELARVHLAQPERSVFIRERKPPTASVVVHLRTGRKLSDAQVAAIVHLVSSSVPALEPDAVTVVDQTGRLMTNNDDEMGLYANADQLDYTRKLEDTYAQRVRSLLQPILGPEGMRVQVAADLDFSRVERTEEMFDPDRTALRSEQISEEERIGSDLGPMGVPGALTNQPPAGGELGADAAAADGETQTPKSRSLDSTRNYEVDRTIAHVREMPGAIKRMSTAVVVDYMEQTGEEGEVTRVPRPAAELESIRALVREAVGFNEERGDTINVVSAAFAGDDELEAAVPIWTQPWFIDLAKLVAGLLLAILVLLTVVRPGVKQLLGAPAGTDLVAHDEDDDDEEDEDQVSLSQQQSSAIAALTGPKGPDQQQLDLESVRQMVEEDPKRVAQVMKTWLGVNDGN from the coding sequence ATGGCCGCGGCACTGACGGAACGGCTCTCAACGGGTGTAAGAAACTTTACTGCGCTCCCAGCGGGTCGGCAGCTCGCGCTGCTCGGACTGATCGCGGGTGGTTTGGTGGCGATCGCCGGCGTGCTGTTCTGGGCGCTGCGCCCAACCTACGCGCCGCTGTTCTCGCAGATGGACGACACCGAGTCGGCACAGGTCATGGAAGCCCTGGGTCAGATGGGCGTGCCCTACAAGGTCAGCAACCGCATGGGCCAGACCGGGCAGATTGAAATCCCCGAGAAGCGAATCGCCGAGACCCGGCTGCTGCTGGCTGGCCAGGGACTGCCGAAATCCGGCGATATCGGCTTCGAGCTGCTGCAGGAAGATTCTGGCTTCGGCGCCAGCCGCCTGATGGAATCCGCCCGTCACCAGCGTGCGCTTGAGGGCGAGCTGGGGCGTTCCATCGCCGCGCTTGATCCGGTCGAGCTCGCGCGCGTGCATCTGGCGCAGCCAGAGCGCTCGGTCTTTATTCGCGAGCGCAAGCCACCGACTGCATCAGTTGTGGTGCATCTGCGCACTGGCCGCAAGCTGAGCGACGCCCAGGTGGCGGCCATTGTGCATCTGGTTTCCTCCAGCGTGCCGGCCCTGGAGCCCGACGCCGTCACCGTGGTCGATCAGACCGGTCGTCTGATGACCAACAACGATGACGAGATGGGGCTCTATGCCAACGCTGATCAGCTAGACTATACCCGCAAGCTGGAAGATACCTACGCGCAGCGCGTGCGCTCCCTGCTGCAGCCGATACTTGGCCCCGAAGGGATGCGCGTGCAGGTGGCCGCGGATCTGGATTTCTCTCGCGTCGAGCGGACCGAGGAGATGTTCGACCCCGACCGCACCGCGCTGCGCTCTGAGCAGATCAGCGAGGAAGAACGCATCGGCAGCGACCTCGGGCCCATGGGCGTTCCGGGTGCACTGACCAACCAGCCACCCGCAGGCGGCGAGCTTGGCGCGGATGCGGCTGCCGCCGACGGTGAGACGCAAACGCCGAAGAGCCGCAGTCTCGACAGCACGCGCAACTATGAGGTAGATCGCACCATCGCGCATGTGCGCGAGATGCCGGGGGCAATCAAGCGCATGTCCACCGCCGTGGTGGTGGACTATATGGAGCAGACTGGCGAGGAAGGCGAGGTCACCCGCGTTCCGCGTCCGGCCGCCGAGCTCGAGAGTATTCGCGCCCTGGTGCGCGAGGCGGTCGGCTTCAACGAGGAGCGTGGCGACACCATCAATGTGGTCTCCGCAGCCTTCGCCGGCGATGACGAACTCGAAGCGGCGGTGCCAATCTGGACGCAGCCCTGGTTCATCGATCTGGCCAAGCTTGTCGCCGGGTTGTTGCTCGCGATCCTGGTGCTGCTCACCGTGGTTCGTCCTGGGGTCAAGCAGTTGCTTGGCGCGCCGGCAGGTACCGATCTGGTCGCGCACGACGAGGACGATGATGACGAGGAAGACGAGGACCAGGTCTCTCTGAGCCAGCAGCAAAGTTCGGCCATCGCCGCGCTGACAGGTCCCAAGGGGCCCGATCAGCAGCAGCTCGATCTTGAATCCGTGCGGCAAATGGTTGAAGAAGATCCGAAACGCGTCGCGCAGGTGATGAAAACCTGGTTGGGTGTGAATGATGGCAACTGA
- a CDS encoding sigma-54 interaction domain-containing protein: MSDTRMTGARQLRIGLCGDGDQTRVTANVLDFLGLEPVVLAQSPRGAADLADKGLSALWLCDADETLRAVVDALAGTLPIICQPAADSTFSDKRVAVVASPLTPGAVIGLLQWIRNQQDAAIEDSDDLRGRHPAMQQVRRLITQVARTEATVLILGETGSGKEVVARAIHRASARANKPFVAVNCGAIPPDLLESELFGHEKGAFTGAFTARTGRFELAEDGVIFLDEIGDMPLPMQVKLLRVLQERTFERVGSNKSLPASARVISATHRNLDQAVADGNFREDLFFRLNVFPIELPPLRERRSDIALLIEALHERLKEQGTEPALLTPAVVAHLSELEWPGNIRELANLLEQLSIMYPGELVDLPQLPPRVRPEEVAAAVLPAAEPAAVLAADPDPAAGAVPAVGLATAAENALPEGVELREYLNDLERGMILSALEEHGFVVARAARRLGMRRTTLVERMRKFGLEREETPEASER; encoded by the coding sequence ATGTCTGACACTAGGATGACGGGCGCTCGGCAACTGCGCATCGGCCTCTGCGGCGATGGGGATCAGACGAGAGTAACCGCCAATGTGCTAGATTTTCTTGGGCTTGAGCCGGTTGTGCTGGCGCAATCTCCGCGCGGTGCAGCCGATCTTGCCGACAAGGGCTTGTCCGCGCTTTGGCTGTGCGATGCCGACGAGACCTTGCGCGCGGTGGTCGATGCGCTTGCCGGCACCCTTCCGATCATCTGCCAGCCGGCGGCTGATTCGACGTTCTCCGACAAGCGCGTTGCGGTCGTTGCGAGTCCCCTCACCCCGGGGGCGGTCATCGGTTTGTTGCAATGGATTCGGAACCAGCAAGACGCTGCCATTGAGGACAGCGATGACCTGCGCGGGCGCCATCCCGCCATGCAGCAGGTGCGGCGCCTGATCACCCAGGTGGCGCGCACCGAGGCCACGGTGTTGATTCTAGGCGAGACTGGCTCGGGCAAGGAGGTGGTCGCGCGGGCTATTCATCGCGCCTCCGCGCGCGCGAACAAGCCCTTCGTGGCGGTCAACTGTGGCGCGATTCCGCCCGATCTGCTCGAAAGCGAATTGTTTGGCCATGAAAAGGGCGCTTTCACAGGTGCCTTCACCGCGCGCACCGGACGCTTCGAGCTCGCCGAGGACGGGGTCATCTTTCTCGATGAGATCGGCGACATGCCGCTGCCGATGCAGGTCAAGCTGCTGCGCGTGTTGCAGGAGCGCACCTTCGAGCGGGTCGGCTCGAACAAATCCCTGCCGGCTAGCGCACGGGTGATTTCTGCCACCCATCGCAATCTCGACCAGGCGGTGGCCGACGGGAATTTCCGCGAGGATCTCTTCTTCCGGCTCAATGTCTTTCCCATCGAGCTGCCGCCGTTACGCGAGCGGCGCAGCGACATTGCGCTGCTGATCGAAGCCTTGCACGAGCGGCTCAAGGAGCAGGGCACCGAGCCCGCGTTGCTCACCCCGGCAGTGGTCGCGCATCTGAGCGAGCTCGAGTGGCCCGGCAATATCCGCGAACTCGCCAATCTGCTCGAGCAACTTTCCATCATGTATCCGGGTGAGCTGGTCGATTTGCCGCAGCTGCCGCCGCGGGTGCGGCCCGAGGAGGTCGCCGCGGCCGTGCTGCCGGCAGCCGAGCCAGCTGCTGTTCTCGCCGCCGATCCCGATCCCGCTGCCGGGGCTGTTCCTGCGGTCGGTCTTGCCACTGCTGCGGAAAACGCGCTGCCGGAGGGTGTTGAGCTGCGCGAGTACTTAAACGACCTCGAGCGCGGCATGATCCTGTCCGCGCTTGAAGAGCATGGCTTTGTAGTGGCGCGCGCGGCCCGGCGCTTAGGCATGCGGCGAACCACTCTGGTGGAGCGCATGCGCAAGTTCGGCCTCGAGCGCGAGGAAACGCCCGAGGCGTCGGAGCGCTGA
- the ruvB gene encoding Holliday junction branch migration DNA helicase RuvB → MDDSDRLIAPAASSDDQALDRAMRPRRLADYIGQPTVREQMEIFIGAARGRDEALDHTLIFGPPGLGKTTLAHILAHEMGVNLRQTSGPVLEKAGDLAALLTNLDAGDLLFVDEIHRLSPVVEEVLYPAMEDFQLDIMIGDGPAARSIKLDLPAFTLVGATTRAGLLTSPLRDRFGIVQRLEYYSAADLAEILRRSAGILAVESDAEGLREIARRARGTPRIANRLLRRVRDYTQIKADGRIDRAVADRALAMLQVDQQGFDHMDRRLLGAVIEKFAGGPVGVESLAAAIGEERGTIEDVLEPYLIQQGYLMRTPKGRVATLLAYQHLGLPGPSTSPPTGGHGDLFADQPASGAGSAPAAKTGGRGRD, encoded by the coding sequence ATGGATGACAGCGACCGCCTGATCGCCCCTGCTGCGAGTTCCGATGATCAGGCGCTCGACCGCGCGATGCGCCCACGTCGGCTGGCCGACTACATCGGCCAGCCGACGGTGCGTGAGCAGATGGAGATTTTCATCGGCGCAGCCCGTGGGCGCGACGAGGCGCTGGACCATACGCTGATTTTCGGGCCTCCCGGGCTGGGTAAGACCACGCTGGCACATATTCTTGCCCACGAGATGGGGGTGAATCTGCGCCAGACCTCGGGGCCGGTGCTGGAAAAGGCGGGCGATCTGGCGGCGCTTTTGACCAATCTGGATGCCGGCGACTTGTTGTTTGTCGATGAAATCCATCGCCTGAGCCCGGTGGTCGAGGAAGTGCTTTATCCTGCGATGGAGGACTTTCAGCTCGATATTATGATCGGCGATGGCCCAGCGGCGCGCTCGATCAAGCTCGATCTGCCGGCCTTCACCCTGGTTGGCGCCACCACCCGCGCTGGCTTGTTGACCTCGCCGCTGCGCGATCGCTTCGGCATTGTGCAGCGACTCGAATACTACTCCGCTGCCGATCTGGCCGAGATTCTACGTCGCTCAGCCGGCATTCTTGCGGTCGAAAGCGATGCCGAGGGCCTGCGCGAGATTGCTCGGCGCGCGCGCGGCACCCCGCGGATCGCTAACCGGCTGTTGCGCCGGGTGCGCGACTATACCCAGATTAAGGCTGACGGGCGTATCGATCGCGCGGTGGCTGATCGGGCGCTTGCTATGCTGCAGGTTGATCAGCAAGGCTTCGATCACATGGACCGGCGTCTGCTCGGTGCGGTGATCGAAAAATTCGCCGGCGGCCCGGTAGGCGTTGAAAGCCTGGCCGCCGCCATCGGCGAGGAGCGTGGCACCATTGAGGACGTGCTCGAGCCCTACTTGATTCAACAGGGCTACCTGATGCGCACCCCCAAGGGGCGGGTAGCGACGCTGCTGGCCTACCAGCACCTCGGCTTGCCGGGGCCATCGACCTCGCCGCCCACTGGGGGGCATGGCGATCTGTTCGCGGATCAGCCGGCGTCTGGGGCTGGATCAGCGCCAGCGGCGAAAACCGGCGGTCGCGGTCGTGATTGA
- a CDS encoding FliI/YscN family ATPase produces the protein MTDNIQHLREQRGSELTRGLRERLRESQQRVARVPDPLPEGRLSRMVGMTLEAEGVRLPVGGRAAIHTASGERLLAEVVGFHGEKTFLMPEGKLEGVAPGARIEPLEQARLIGVGPELLGRVIDANGKPLDDLGRIRASDHISIEGRPINPLKRDPVRTPLDVGIRSLNGLLSVGRGQRLGLFAGSGVGKSVLLGMMTRHTEADVIVVGLIGERGREVNEFIHDILDVESRKRTVVVAVPADQPPLLRQHGAWVATAIAEYFRDRGLNVLLLVDSLTRFAQGAREIAMAIGEPPATKGYSASVFARLPQLVERAGNGDKGGGSITAFYTVLAEGDDQNDPIVDAARAILDGHVVLSRAIAERGRYPAIDVGASVSRVMDSLIDDQHRQAAHHYRNLTSTYEMNRDLIAVGAYRQGADPVLDEAVAMRNKLEDYVRQNRTERVTFTEARAQLFGLFGLTEAKAAA, from the coding sequence ATGACCGATAACATCCAACATCTGCGCGAGCAGCGCGGCAGCGAGCTGACCCGGGGCCTGCGCGAGCGCCTGCGCGAATCCCAACAGCGGGTCGCGCGGGTGCCCGACCCACTGCCGGAGGGACGGCTGTCGCGCATGGTCGGCATGACACTCGAGGCCGAGGGCGTGCGCCTGCCAGTGGGCGGGCGCGCAGCCATTCACACCGCCAGCGGTGAGCGACTGCTGGCCGAGGTGGTCGGCTTTCATGGCGAAAAGACCTTTTTGATGCCCGAGGGCAAGCTTGAAGGCGTCGCGCCCGGCGCGCGCATCGAGCCACTGGAGCAGGCGCGGCTGATCGGCGTCGGCCCCGAGTTGCTTGGGCGCGTCATTGATGCCAACGGCAAGCCGCTCGATGATCTGGGCCGCATCCGTGCATCCGACCATATTTCCATTGAGGGCCGGCCAATCAACCCGCTCAAGCGCGACCCGGTGCGCACGCCGCTTGATGTCGGTATCCGCTCGCTTAACGGCCTGCTGTCGGTCGGCCGTGGTCAGCGCCTTGGCCTGTTCGCCGGCAGTGGCGTGGGTAAGAGCGTGCTGCTCGGCATGATGACCCGGCATACCGAGGCCGATGTGATCGTGGTCGGGCTGATCGGCGAGCGCGGCCGAGAGGTGAACGAATTCATTCATGACATTCTCGATGTCGAATCGCGCAAGCGCACCGTGGTGGTGGCGGTGCCGGCCGATCAACCGCCGCTGCTGCGCCAGCACGGCGCCTGGGTGGCCACCGCCATTGCCGAGTATTTTCGCGACCGAGGGCTCAATGTGCTGCTGCTGGTCGATTCCTTAACCCGCTTTGCCCAGGGCGCGCGCGAGATCGCCATGGCCATCGGCGAGCCGCCGGCCACCAAAGGCTATTCCGCGTCCGTCTTTGCCCGTCTACCACAACTGGTGGAGCGCGCCGGCAATGGCGACAAGGGCGGCGGTTCCATCACGGCCTTCTACACCGTGCTTGCCGAGGGTGACGACCAGAACGATCCCATCGTCGATGCCGCGCGCGCCATCCTCGACGGCCATGTGGTGCTCTCGCGCGCCATTGCCGAGCGTGGGCGCTACCCGGCCATTGATGTCGGTGCCTCGGTCTCGCGCGTTATGGACTCCTTGATCGACGATCAGCATCGCCAAGCTGCGCATCATTATCGCAATCTCACCTCCACCTATGAGATGAACCGCGACCTGATCGCCGTCGGCGCCTACCGTCAGGGCGCTGACCCAGTGCTTGACGAGGCGGTGGCCATGCGCAACAAGCTTGAGGACTATGTGCGCCAGAATCGCACCGAGCGCGTGACCTTCACCGAGGCGCGCGCGCAGTTGTTCGGACTCTTTGGTCTGACCGAGGCCAAGGCCGCCGCATGA